The Halococcus hamelinensis 100A6 genome window below encodes:
- a CDS encoding helix-turn-helix transcriptional regulator yields the protein MDRALEEIEFLALSANRVAVLETLREHACTRRELAERTDASQPTLGRVLRDLTERHWVTHDGERYTTTATGEMVAAEFTDLRETLETELRLREVMAWLPTDTMTFDLRRLRDATITRPSQTRPDAPVQRALELLWDASEVKIFSHAFNGRSLDVLQRRIADHEGRFEGVFSPAAVEALADDAPLRRQLQDLLAADDAEVRLYDGSIPVAVTLADDVVHLLLRDEGGLLRAGIDTDDEEAVAWARETHEAYWEHATPLDLDALD from the coding sequence ATGGACCGGGCGCTCGAAGAGATCGAGTTCCTCGCGCTGTCGGCGAACCGGGTGGCGGTGCTCGAGACGCTGCGCGAGCACGCTTGCACCCGCCGGGAGCTCGCCGAGCGCACCGACGCCTCCCAGCCCACGCTCGGGCGCGTCCTCAGGGACCTCACCGAGCGCCACTGGGTGACCCACGACGGCGAGCGCTACACCACGACCGCCACGGGGGAGATGGTCGCGGCGGAGTTCACCGACCTCCGGGAGACCCTCGAAACGGAGCTTCGGCTTCGCGAGGTGATGGCGTGGCTGCCGACCGACACGATGACGTTCGACCTCCGTCGGCTCCGGGACGCGACGATCACCCGTCCGAGCCAGACCCGACCCGACGCGCCCGTCCAGCGTGCGCTCGAACTCCTCTGGGACGCCAGCGAGGTCAAGATCTTCTCGCACGCGTTCAACGGCCGGAGCCTCGACGTGCTCCAGCGCCGTATCGCCGACCACGAGGGTCGGTTCGAGGGGGTGTTCTCGCCCGCCGCGGTCGAGGCGCTGGCCGACGACGCCCCCCTCCGCCGCCAGCTCCAAGACCTGCTCGCGGCCGACGACGCCGAGGTCCGGCTCTACGACGGCTCGATCCCGGTCGCGGTGACGCTCGCCGACGACGTCGTCCACCTGCTGCTCCGGGACGAGGGCGGCCTCCTCCGGGCGGGGATCGACACCGACGACGAAGAGGCGGTCGCGTGGGCGCGCGAGACCCACGAGGCCTACTGGGAGCACGCCACGCCGCTCGACCTCGACGCGCTCGATTGA
- a CDS encoding C2H2-type zinc finger protein codes for MSSGEWSGDDEFECSTCGAVFETERELEQHAESEHSDPTSS; via the coding sequence ATGAGTTCCGGAGAGTGGAGCGGCGACGACGAGTTCGAGTGTTCGACCTGTGGAGCCGTCTTCGAGACCGAGCGAGAGCTCGAACAGCACGCCGAATCGGAACACAGCGACCCGACGTCGTCCTGA
- a CDS encoding CNNM domain-containing protein, producing MATFATGVQLLGGLTLLFSNGFFVVTEFALTRVRQFSESEFRGGSGLERAWEMTEELEIYLSGCQLGITISSVGLGIVAEPALVAVLDPAVRAVGLAGVLGGSEGHTALAVGLALVSVNLLHVIVGEQAPTYLGIERTKLAARYGAPVLYWWTTLLGPVIRFADWVAKGLLGLVGIEITRSWADEEMEEDDDDRPASRGEIKSRMGSILGGEIPDEREEEVLNALEIGETPVADVMVPREAVVALSTGDPTVDNLEVMRKRQHTRLPLVGDSLDEFVGVVYAPVVLANIDALRDGGRTLEAVATPPMTVPDDLPVSELIDRFQAESQELALVVEGGEAGGKSEESRVVGLVTTTDAFEAIAGDLEDPFD from the coding sequence ATGGCGACGTTCGCGACGGGAGTCCAGTTGCTCGGCGGCCTCACACTGCTGTTCTCGAACGGCTTCTTCGTCGTCACGGAGTTCGCGCTGACGCGGGTCAGACAGTTCTCGGAGAGCGAGTTCCGCGGCGGGAGCGGGCTCGAACGCGCCTGGGAGATGACCGAGGAGCTCGAGATCTACCTCTCGGGCTGTCAGCTCGGGATAACGATATCGAGCGTCGGGCTGGGGATCGTGGCCGAACCGGCGCTCGTGGCGGTGCTCGACCCGGCGGTCCGGGCGGTGGGTCTGGCCGGCGTGCTCGGCGGCTCGGAGGGCCACACCGCGCTCGCGGTGGGGCTCGCGCTCGTCAGCGTCAACCTCCTCCACGTGATCGTCGGCGAGCAGGCCCCGACCTACCTCGGGATCGAACGCACGAAGCTCGCGGCGCGTTACGGCGCGCCGGTTCTCTACTGGTGGACGACGCTGCTCGGCCCGGTGATCCGTTTCGCCGACTGGGTGGCGAAGGGGTTGCTCGGCCTCGTCGGGATCGAGATCACCCGGTCGTGGGCCGACGAGGAGATGGAGGAGGACGACGACGACCGGCCGGCCTCGCGCGGCGAGATCAAGAGCCGGATGGGGTCGATCCTGGGTGGGGAGATCCCCGACGAGCGCGAGGAGGAGGTGCTCAACGCGCTCGAGATCGGCGAGACGCCCGTCGCGGACGTGATGGTCCCCCGCGAGGCGGTGGTGGCGCTCTCGACGGGCGATCCGACGGTCGACAACCTCGAAGTCATGCGAAAACGCCAGCACACGCGACTCCCACTCGTCGGCGACTCGCTCGACGAGTTCGTCGGGGTCGTCTACGCGCCGGTGGTGCTCGCGAACATCGACGCGCTCCGCGACGGGGGCCGCACGCTGGAGGCCGTCGCCACCCCGCCGATGACCGTGCCCGACGACCTCCCGGTCAGCGAACTCATCGACCGGTTTCAGGCCGAGAGCCAGGAGCTCGCGCTGGTCGTCGAGGGCGGAGAAGCCGGCGGGAAGAGCGAAGAGAGCCGCGTGGTCGGGCTCGTGACGACGACCGACGCGTTCGAGGCGATCGCCGGGGACCTCGAAGACCCGTTCGACTGA
- a CDS encoding MFS transporter, whose translation MKTGTETTGRIARLLGARDDRRSGSADPDTPRRARVADSVIFGVLGAAFATWAVRIPAVSASLGIDSGAIGLALLGLAVGSILGLVTSSALVSRYGSRRVVGGGLFVYCLGLPVVGLAGGFASLVGLLAVFGFGKGLVDVAANAQGVRVERGYAGQIMGSFHGLFSGGGLVGSGFGGVAVALGLSVETHFAIVGVALLLVGLAASTRLLPFEPSTGGDTAFALPSRKLAGFCAIGFCALFIEGVGNDWSAVFLDGPAGAGPAVATLGFAAFSLLMMVGRFLSDRLVTRLGARRFLRVTATVAGLGLALTLVAQTVVSLVGFAVLGAGLAGVMPVAVSLAGNHDPDTPAERAVAAVSTTGYGGFVIGPVLIGLLADATSLRVAFLPALGLAVAIVALTTVLPTVTRGSHADSVGASGDD comes from the coding sequence ATGAAGACGGGGACCGAAACGACGGGGCGCATCGCACGCCTGCTCGGCGCGAGGGACGACCGTCGGTCCGGGTCGGCGGACCCCGACACGCCACGTCGGGCCCGGGTCGCCGACTCGGTGATATTCGGGGTGCTCGGCGCGGCGTTCGCGACCTGGGCGGTCCGGATCCCGGCGGTGAGCGCCTCCCTCGGGATCGATTCGGGGGCCATCGGGCTGGCGCTGCTCGGCCTCGCGGTCGGGAGCATCCTCGGGCTGGTGACCAGCAGCGCGCTGGTCTCGCGCTACGGGAGCCGGCGCGTGGTCGGGGGCGGGCTGTTCGTCTACTGTCTCGGGCTCCCGGTCGTCGGGCTCGCCGGCGGGTTCGCGAGCCTCGTCGGGCTGTTGGCCGTCTTCGGGTTCGGCAAGGGGCTGGTCGACGTGGCGGCGAACGCCCAGGGCGTGCGGGTCGAGCGCGGTTACGCCGGCCAGATAATGGGGAGCTTCCACGGGCTGTTCAGCGGCGGCGGGCTGGTGGGATCGGGCTTCGGCGGGGTCGCGGTCGCGCTCGGGCTCTCGGTCGAGACCCACTTCGCGATAGTCGGGGTGGCCCTGCTCCTCGTCGGCCTCGCCGCCAGCACGCGCCTGCTCCCCTTCGAACCCAGCACCGGCGGCGACACGGCGTTCGCGCTCCCCTCCCGAAAGCTCGCGGGCTTCTGTGCGATCGGCTTCTGTGCGCTGTTCATCGAGGGGGTCGGCAACGACTGGAGCGCGGTCTTCCTCGACGGCCCGGCGGGCGCGGGTCCCGCGGTCGCGACCCTCGGCTTCGCGGCGTTCTCGCTGTTGATGATGGTCGGGCGCTTCCTCTCCGACCGGCTCGTCACGCGGCTCGGCGCGCGGCGCTTCCTCCGGGTGACGGCGACGGTCGCGGGCCTGGGGCTCGCCCTGACGCTCGTCGCGCAGACGGTCGTCTCGCTCGTCGGCTTCGCGGTGCTCGGGGCGGGGCTGGCCGGCGTGATGCCGGTGGCGGTGAGCCTAGCGGGCAACCACGACCCCGACACCCCGGCCGAGCGGGCGGTCGCCGCGGTCTCGACGACGGGCTATGGGGGGTTCGTGATCGGACCGGTGCTGATCGGGCTGCTCGCCGACGCCACCTCGCTCCGGGTGGCCTTCCTCCCGGCGCTCGGGCTCGCGGTCGCCATCGTGGCGCTCACGACCGTCCTCCCGACGGTCACTCGGGGCTCTCACGCCGATTCCGTCGGCGCGAGCGGGGACGACTAG
- a CDS encoding permease yields the protein MERRDYAILTVLAVLAVAVGAVTTREPLGSFLVGGAVETATTAVTMGWITWWALVVGFAIAGGVEAWVPSEKVSDLLDGDGPRELAYGTFFGFVSSSCSYSATATAKNFFKKGASAAAALGAFMFASTNLVIEIGAVIWILLGWQFLAADFLGGLLLIGLMALGFRYLVPDDVIERARENATSDDEPTARDPVCGMEVDPEETEYSTEHDGTTYYFCSESCMESFDPSDANDSIRERATSIDGWRALADKQWKEWGMLWEDILVGFVFAGVLSGFVPDSVWTGLFAGEVLGLPAFVVWTTFLGAVIGIVTFVCSVGNVPFATILWTEGLSFGGVLSYIYADLIIPPLLDAYRGYYGTQFAAVLSGMIFVCAVVTGLVVHAVFAGFGLIPARAGTQVAETSIQLDYKAVLNVLATLLFGALYYLHRDSSMTDDAHGGAGSAAD from the coding sequence ATGGAGAGACGTGATTACGCGATCCTCACGGTGCTCGCGGTCCTCGCGGTCGCCGTCGGGGCGGTCACGACCCGGGAGCCCCTCGGCTCGTTTCTCGTCGGCGGGGCCGTCGAGACCGCGACGACGGCGGTCACGATGGGCTGGATAACGTGGTGGGCGCTGGTGGTCGGCTTCGCGATCGCCGGCGGCGTGGAGGCGTGGGTCCCGAGCGAGAAGGTCTCGGACCTCCTCGACGGCGACGGCCCGCGCGAACTCGCCTACGGCACCTTCTTCGGGTTCGTCTCGTCGAGCTGTTCGTACTCGGCGACCGCCACCGCGAAGAACTTCTTCAAGAAGGGCGCGTCGGCGGCCGCCGCGCTCGGCGCGTTCATGTTCGCCTCGACCAACCTCGTGATCGAGATCGGCGCGGTGATCTGGATCCTCCTGGGCTGGCAGTTCCTCGCCGCCGACTTCCTCGGCGGGCTGCTCCTGATCGGCCTGATGGCGCTCGGCTTCCGGTATCTCGTCCCCGACGACGTGATCGAGCGCGCCCGCGAGAACGCCACGTCCGACGACGAACCCACCGCGCGCGACCCGGTTTGCGGGATGGAGGTCGACCCGGAGGAGACGGAGTACTCCACCGAGCACGACGGCACGACCTACTACTTCTGCTCGGAAAGCTGCATGGAGAGCTTCGACCCCTCCGACGCGAACGACTCGATCCGCGAGCGCGCCACCTCGATCGACGGCTGGCGCGCGCTGGCCGACAAACAGTGGAAGGAGTGGGGGATGCTCTGGGAGGACATCCTCGTGGGATTCGTCTTCGCCGGCGTCCTCTCGGGGTTCGTGCCCGACTCGGTCTGGACCGGCCTGTTCGCCGGCGAGGTCCTCGGGCTGCCGGCGTTCGTGGTCTGGACTACGTTCCTCGGGGCGGTGATCGGTATCGTGACGTTCGTCTGTTCGGTCGGGAACGTCCCGTTCGCCACGATCCTCTGGACGGAGGGCCTCTCGTTCGGCGGCGTCCTGAGCTACATCTACGCCGACCTCATCATCCCGCCGTTGCTGGACGCCTACCGGGGCTACTACGGGACGCAGTTCGCGGCGGTCCTCTCTGGGATGATCTTCGTCTGTGCGGTCGTCACGGGACTGGTGGTCCACGCGGTCTTCGCCGGGTTCGGGCTCATCCCGGCGCGGGCGGGCACCCAGGTCGCCGAGACCTCGATACAGCTCGACTACAAGGCCGTCCTCAACGTGCTCGCCACCCTCCTGTTCGGCGCGCTCTACTACCTCCACCGCGACTCGTCGATGACGGACGACGCCCACGGCGGTGCGGGCTCGGCGGCGGACTGA
- a CDS encoding PQQ-dependent sugar dehydrogenase produces the protein MNFDTTSTERLAPNGTTRRRFLRTAAAVGALAGIGGLAGAQSDPETFSFGGEVGGWIGRSPDSVADETNPPLRLEAGTTYVFEWENTDGQPHNVAFLDDDDDTIERSEIVSEQGATQSYEFTATEEMAAYICDVHPVSMRGEILFGEETATPENTGAEPYVPEGASVRLETVADGGLVAPLDFETPPGGPGMYIVDRFGQVYLRDSDGLRDEPFIDVSDKLVEITGEMGLLGLAFHPEYQENRKFYLRYSAPTREGTPEEFDHTEVLAEFTANDDGTSADPDSERTVMEIPSPYTTHNSGAIVFGPEDGYLYVGMGDGGGAHDTDLGHVSDWYEANEGGNGQNVSENLLGGIHRIDVDSRDGEKAYGIPDDNPLVGQAGLDEYYAWGLRNPWRMGFSKGDLYASDVGQNMFEEVDLIEKGTNYGWNVREGTHCFEPGPEGSRNPPESCPTHTPEDVRGGEPLVDPVIEYPHTHEGIGVGSASIGGYIYENDAIPALQGKYVFGDFRKTQETETPTGSLFAATPADGDGLWDLKDLQVENTENGYVGGYVLALGRDNDGELYVLTTDNTGGDETGRVRRIRPPENQESTTAGNATTATGNATNASTGTAGNATVAANGSSTPSGTGTSGTQAGTGTSGTQTGTETSAAGTAGTAAGPEGGSAGTGGSAGGTENGSSEGTTEGSGPGFGVLAAVGAVAVGAARTLLGRDD, from the coding sequence ATGAACTTCGATACTACCTCGACGGAACGGCTCGCACCGAACGGAACGACCCGCAGACGATTCCTCCGGACGGCGGCCGCGGTCGGCGCGCTCGCCGGTATCGGGGGGCTCGCCGGCGCACAGTCCGACCCCGAGACGTTCAGTTTCGGTGGCGAGGTCGGGGGCTGGATCGGGCGCTCGCCGGATTCGGTCGCCGACGAGACCAACCCCCCGCTCCGGCTCGAAGCCGGCACGACCTACGTGTTCGAGTGGGAGAACACCGACGGTCAGCCCCACAACGTCGCCTTCCTCGACGACGACGACGACACGATCGAACGCAGCGAGATCGTCTCGGAACAGGGCGCGACCCAGAGCTACGAGTTCACCGCGACCGAGGAGATGGCGGCCTACATCTGCGACGTCCATCCCGTCTCGATGCGCGGGGAGATACTGTTCGGCGAGGAGACCGCGACGCCGGAGAACACGGGCGCGGAACCGTACGTTCCGGAGGGCGCGTCGGTACGGCTCGAAACCGTCGCCGACGGTGGCCTCGTCGCGCCGCTCGACTTCGAGACCCCGCCGGGCGGGCCGGGGATGTACATCGTCGACCGGTTCGGCCAGGTCTACCTCCGGGATTCGGACGGCCTCCGCGACGAACCGTTCATCGACGTGAGCGACAAGCTCGTGGAGATCACCGGCGAGATGGGGCTGCTGGGGCTCGCGTTCCACCCCGAGTACCAGGAGAACAGAAAGTTCTACCTGCGTTACAGCGCTCCGACCCGGGAGGGGACGCCCGAGGAGTTCGACCACACCGAGGTGCTCGCCGAGTTCACGGCGAACGACGACGGCACCAGCGCCGACCCCGACTCCGAGCGCACGGTCATGGAGATCCCCTCGCCGTACACCACGCACAACTCCGGCGCGATCGTCTTCGGGCCCGAGGACGGCTACCTCTACGTGGGGATGGGCGACGGCGGCGGGGCACACGACACCGACCTCGGCCACGTCTCCGATTGGTACGAGGCGAACGAGGGAGGCAACGGCCAGAACGTCTCCGAGAACCTGCTGGGGGGCATCCACCGGATCGACGTCGACAGCCGGGACGGCGAGAAGGCCTACGGCATCCCCGACGACAACCCGCTCGTGGGTCAGGCAGGCCTCGACGAGTACTACGCGTGGGGCCTCCGTAACCCGTGGCGGATGGGCTTTTCCAAGGGGGATCTCTACGCCTCGGACGTCGGCCAGAACATGTTCGAGGAGGTCGACCTGATCGAGAAGGGGACCAACTACGGCTGGAACGTCCGCGAGGGGACCCACTGTTTCGAACCCGGTCCCGAGGGGAGCCGGAACCCGCCGGAGTCGTGTCCGACCCACACCCCCGAGGACGTCCGGGGCGGCGAGCCCCTCGTCGACCCGGTCATCGAGTACCCCCACACCCACGAGGGGATCGGCGTCGGGTCGGCGTCGATCGGGGGCTACATCTACGAGAACGACGCGATCCCCGCCCTCCAGGGGAAGTACGTCTTCGGGGACTTCCGGAAGACGCAGGAGACCGAGACCCCGACGGGGTCGCTGTTCGCCGCCACCCCCGCGGACGGCGACGGTCTCTGGGACCTCAAAGACCTCCAGGTCGAGAACACCGAGAACGGCTACGTTGGCGGCTACGTCCTCGCCCTCGGACGGGACAACGACGGCGAGCTCTACGTCCTGACGACCGACAACACCGGCGGCGACGAGACCGGGCGGGTCCGACGGATCCGACCGCCCGAGAACCAGGAATCGACCACGGCCGGCAACGCGACCACGGCGACCGGCAACGCGACGAACGCGTCCACCGGGACCGCCGGCAACGCCACGGTGGCCGCGAACGGAAGCTCGACCCCGTCCGGAACCGGAACGAGCGGCACTCAAGCGGGAACCGGAACGAGCGGTACTCAGACGGGGACCGAAACGAGCGCGGCGGGAACCGCCGGCACGGCGGCCGGGCCGGAGGGCGGCTCCGCCGGAACGGGCGGCTCCGCCGGCGGGACCGAGAACGGGAGTTCGGAGGGGACCACCGAGGGCTCGGGTCCGGGCTTCGGCGTGCTCGCGGCGGTCGGCGCGGTCGCGGTCGGCGCGGCGCGGACGCTGCTGGGTCGCGACGACTGA
- a CDS encoding DMT family transporter produces the protein MSASRRLFGLFLAAGVFFGGTFVAAKAGLEYFPPLLFVATRFDIGALVLVGYAVYRFPREELLPRTRSDLLGIAGAGVFAIGLTNACIFVGQQFTTSGVGSIIYSLNPILTPVLAAVLLSDERLSRAGGVGMAIGFVGVALVVGIDPASLLGGGLLGKALMLAAAVFGALGSVTIRRADSSLSSTVRTAWALPVGALVCHGLSLAAGESFAAIEWTLPGIAALGYVGVFSGALAFIAYFGLLDEVGAIQGNLIFYLSPVVATLGGWVLLGESVSATTLVGFVVIFCGFAVFGRDSLATELARLRRMVRDRTDADARTVRDAVHDSAWGDQD, from the coding sequence GTGTCGGCGTCGCGTCGCCTGTTCGGCCTCTTCCTCGCTGCGGGCGTCTTCTTCGGCGGCACGTTCGTCGCCGCGAAGGCCGGCCTCGAGTACTTCCCGCCGCTGCTGTTCGTCGCCACCCGCTTCGACATCGGCGCGCTCGTGCTGGTCGGCTACGCGGTCTATCGGTTCCCGCGCGAGGAGCTGCTCCCCCGAACCCGGTCGGACCTCCTCGGGATCGCGGGCGCGGGCGTGTTCGCGATCGGGCTCACGAACGCCTGCATCTTCGTCGGCCAGCAGTTCACCACGAGCGGCGTCGGGTCGATCATCTACAGCCTCAACCCGATCCTGACGCCGGTGCTCGCGGCGGTGCTCCTCTCGGACGAACGCCTCTCGCGGGCCGGCGGCGTTGGGATGGCGATCGGGTTCGTCGGGGTGGCGCTCGTGGTGGGTATCGACCCCGCGAGCCTCCTCGGCGGCGGCCTGCTCGGGAAGGCCCTCATGCTCGCGGCGGCGGTCTTCGGCGCGCTCGGGAGCGTGACGATCCGCCGGGCGGACTCCTCGCTTTCGAGCACCGTCAGAACGGCCTGGGCGCTCCCGGTCGGGGCGCTGGTCTGTCACGGCCTCAGCCTCGCCGCCGGCGAGAGTTTCGCGGCGATCGAGTGGACCCTGCCCGGGATCGCGGCGCTCGGCTACGTCGGGGTTTTCTCGGGCGCGCTGGCGTTCATCGCCTACTTCGGCCTCCTCGACGAGGTCGGCGCGATCCAGGGCAACCTGATATTCTACCTCTCGCCCGTGGTGGCGACCCTCGGCGGCTGGGTGCTCCTCGGCGAGTCCGTCTCGGCCACGACGCTCGTCGGGTTCGTCGTCATCTTCTGCGGCTTCGCGGTGTTCGGCCGCGACTCGCTCGCCACCGAACTCGCTCGCCTCCGCCGGATGGTCCGCGACCGGACCGACGCCGACGCCCGGACCGTACGGGACGCGGTGCACGACTCCGCCTGGGGCGACCAAGACTGA
- a CDS encoding TrmB family transcriptional regulator — MDSDELRAVLETAGLSPYQADAYVALLERGSGSASDIAAWSDVPQPRVYDVLRGLEDAGYVTTYDRDRLYARANDPDEALSGLRTAIERFETAIEAVETRYREATVEGGGVSIVRRRRTVFEHARETVAGAAAHLQVAATPEEFRRLEADLRDAFERGVQVQLSLHVPDDGLDAAAFEGTCTEVRRRELPGPFLLLADRQRACYATAAPQSEEYGVLVDDYTTAYVFHWYFLSRLWEVYDEVYTARSEEPPHSFVEITDCVRWLEPLLDGGATISGRVEGEFVGTGEACTLAGEFVGVEYTGTTDEEPASLPELAGAARVCIETDDRTYTVGGRGAITEDVAVTRLVVERVESG, encoded by the coding sequence ATGGACTCCGACGAACTCCGGGCGGTGCTCGAAACGGCGGGGCTCTCGCCCTACCAGGCCGACGCCTACGTCGCGCTCCTCGAACGCGGCTCGGGGTCGGCGAGCGACATCGCCGCCTGGAGCGACGTGCCCCAACCCCGGGTCTACGACGTCCTCCGGGGGCTGGAGGACGCGGGCTACGTGACGACCTACGACCGCGACCGGCTCTACGCCCGGGCGAACGACCCCGACGAGGCGCTCTCGGGGTTGCGAACCGCAATCGAGCGGTTCGAGACCGCTATCGAGGCGGTCGAAACCCGGTATCGGGAGGCGACGGTCGAAGGCGGCGGCGTGAGCATCGTGCGCCGCCGCCGAACGGTGTTCGAACACGCCCGCGAGACGGTCGCGGGGGCGGCCGCCCACCTCCAGGTCGCCGCGACCCCCGAGGAGTTTCGCCGGCTCGAGGCCGACCTTCGCGACGCCTTCGAACGGGGCGTCCAGGTCCAGCTCTCGCTCCACGTCCCCGACGACGGCCTCGACGCGGCGGCGTTCGAGGGGACGTGTACCGAGGTGCGCCGCCGGGAGCTTCCGGGTCCGTTCTTGCTGCTGGCCGACCGCCAGCGGGCGTGCTATGCGACCGCCGCACCGCAGTCCGAGGAGTACGGCGTGCTCGTCGACGACTACACCACCGCCTACGTCTTCCACTGGTACTTCCTGAGCCGGCTCTGGGAGGTCTACGACGAGGTCTACACCGCGCGAAGCGAGGAGCCACCCCACTCGTTCGTCGAGATCACCGACTGCGTCCGGTGGCTCGAACCCCTTCTCGACGGCGGCGCGACCATCTCCGGCCGGGTCGAGGGCGAGTTCGTCGGGACGGGGGAGGCGTGTACCCTCGCCGGGGAGTTCGTCGGGGTCGAGTACACCGGCACGACGGACGAGGAACCCGCGTCGCTCCCCGAACTCGCCGGCGCGGCCCGGGTCTGCATCGAAACCGACGACCGCACGTACACGGTCGGCGGGCGGGGTGCCATCACCGAGGACGTCGCGGTGACCCGGCTCGTCGTCGAGCGGGTCGAGTCGGGCTAG